A DNA window from Roseovarius sp. Pro17 contains the following coding sequences:
- a CDS encoding ATP-binding protein, with translation MSHPEPSLANDAAAFEHVGHGIAVWTAHQTLSGCNPAFAERFRFALDSEQIGMSQSEFLKDASTRGILLEATQCDGAEHWTNGENAGPIRLRFCDGSVCLLESWPLAQAGSVTMLRDVTETERVQEALLRALDTAKTADQSKSRFLRAANHDLRQPLTALKILIYGCYEAETAREREEALHAMDISVSIMEDLLGALLNIGQLDAGRIHPNIQTFQVSTILERLNVQFAHQAREVGLDLRILPCSVAIVSDRVLLERVLSNFVSNALRYTASGRVIVGCKRRGARLRIMVIDTGAGIEEEYHEAIFQEFFRIADKQLSGRHNLGLGLNISRRLAEMLGHPIELKSSLGEGSVFSLDVPIGNALYSSIGEPEINESIGGQFAGLVCLLLEDDANLRDALTTLLERWGIIVMQLDVFDDVAASVADLDDIPDIIITDYRLQGKIQGTDVARDINSILKEPCPTLVMTADTSPDLIQSIRDQGFPLMIKPVSPPGLRVLMHNLLFEPDP, from the coding sequence CGCGAACGACGCAGCAGCGTTTGAACATGTTGGCCATGGCATTGCGGTCTGGACAGCGCACCAAACGCTTTCAGGCTGCAATCCGGCCTTTGCCGAAAGGTTCCGCTTCGCGCTTGATTCCGAACAGATTGGCATGAGCCAGTCGGAGTTTCTCAAAGACGCAAGCACCCGCGGCATTCTGCTTGAGGCAACTCAATGCGATGGAGCCGAGCATTGGACGAATGGCGAAAATGCCGGGCCTATCAGATTGCGTTTCTGTGATGGCTCAGTTTGTCTGCTTGAATCCTGGCCGCTGGCGCAGGCAGGTTCGGTTACGATGCTTCGTGACGTAACTGAAACAGAACGTGTGCAGGAGGCCCTTTTACGAGCGCTTGATACCGCGAAGACGGCGGATCAGAGTAAATCGCGTTTCCTACGCGCTGCGAACCATGATCTGCGCCAGCCGCTTACGGCGCTGAAAATCCTCATCTACGGCTGCTACGAAGCTGAAACCGCCCGAGAACGAGAAGAAGCGCTGCATGCGATGGACATCTCGGTGTCTATCATGGAAGACTTGCTTGGCGCGCTTCTCAATATCGGTCAACTGGATGCCGGTAGGATCCATCCCAATATCCAGACGTTTCAGGTTTCAACGATACTGGAACGCCTGAACGTCCAGTTCGCGCATCAGGCCCGCGAGGTGGGGCTCGACCTGCGCATTCTTCCCTGCTCGGTTGCAATCGTCAGCGACCGCGTCCTGCTGGAACGAGTGCTGAGCAATTTTGTCAGCAATGCCCTGCGGTATACCGCGAGCGGGCGGGTGATCGTAGGCTGCAAACGCCGGGGGGCGCGTCTGAGGATCATGGTCATCGATACCGGGGCAGGAATTGAGGAAGAGTATCATGAGGCCATTTTTCAGGAATTCTTTCGCATTGCGGACAAACAATTGTCGGGGCGTCACAATCTGGGGTTGGGGCTGAACATATCCAGACGGCTGGCCGAGATGCTAGGGCACCCGATTGAGTTAAAAAGTAGCTTGGGCGAGGGATCGGTGTTTTCGTTGGATGTGCCGATTGGCAACGCGCTGTACAGCTCCATCGGCGAGCCGGAAATCAACGAAAGCATTGGTGGCCAGTTTGCCGGGCTGGTTTGTCTGTTACTGGAAGACGACGCCAATCTGCGCGACGCTTTGACCACGCTTCTTGAGCGTTGGGGCATCATCGTCATGCAGCTGGATGTGTTCGACGATGTCGCGGCCAGTGTCGCAGATTTGGACGATATTCCGGATATCATTATAACGGATTACCGGTTGCAGGGGAAAATCCAAGGCACGGACGTTGCACGCGACATTAACTCCATACTGAAAGAACCCTGTCCGACGCTTGTCATGACAGCGGATACCAGTCCCGACCTGATACAGTCGATCCGCGATCAGGGGTTTCCCTTGATGATCAAGCCTGTCAGCCCGCCGGGCTTGCGCGTCCTGATGCACAACTTGCTGTTTGAGCCGGACCCATGA